Proteins encoded together in one Pseudomonas sp. TCU-HL1 window:
- a CDS encoding transporter substrate-binding domain-containing protein encodes MRAHGCCLLALLLLSAPCQSEARLVFSAFPDQGLPLFRICQRILVEAYGELGIGIETRAAPAARALQYAERGMNDGELCRTSLIAEQRSDLLLIRTPLFESYAVAFANRPLALRGWSSLKPYLVGFERGKAALELRLKGVRLSPSNGVENGMRKLAGGRVDVHVEDYYSGMCILRQRGMRGIQPLHPVLERFSMHHYLNPRHRDLAPRLEEVLQHMAQTGRLREIEQEVLHEAGLDDLSPP; translated from the coding sequence ATGCGCGCTCACGGATGTTGCCTGCTTGCCCTGCTGCTGCTTTCCGCCCCCTGCCAGTCCGAGGCACGCCTGGTGTTCAGCGCCTTTCCCGACCAGGGCCTGCCACTGTTCCGGATCTGCCAGCGCATCCTGGTGGAAGCCTATGGCGAACTGGGTATCGGCATCGAAACCCGCGCCGCGCCGGCTGCCCGCGCCCTGCAATACGCCGAGCGCGGGATGAACGACGGCGAGTTGTGCCGCACCAGCCTGATCGCCGAACAGCGCAGCGACCTGCTGCTGATTCGCACGCCCCTGTTCGAGTCGTACGCGGTGGCCTTCGCCAACCGCCCGCTGGCGCTACGCGGCTGGTCCAGCCTCAAGCCCTATCTGGTGGGCTTCGAGCGCGGCAAGGCGGCCTTGGAGCTGCGCCTGAAGGGCGTTCGCCTGTCGCCTTCAAACGGGGTGGAGAATGGCATGCGCAAGCTGGCCGGCGGACGCGTGGACGTGCACGTGGAAGATTACTACTCGGGCATGTGCATCCTGCGCCAGAGAGGCATGCGCGGTATCCAGCCCCTGCACCCGGTGCTGGAACGCTTCTCCATGCACCACTACCTCAACCCGCGTCACCGCGATCTGGCGCCGCGCCTGGAGGAGGTGCTGCAGCACATGGCGCAGACAGGCCGCTTGCGGGAGATCGAGCAGGAGGTCCTGCACGAGGCTGGACTCGATGACCTCAGCCCACCCTGA
- a CDS encoding endonuclease/exonuclease/phosphatase family protein: MPRVLRFALLSLSVLAVGLIALIYALTWHPAAREPAALACQAEAPQLQPGQALKVMTWNLQYLAGKRYVFYYDLPDGEGPDERPTAEDLAYSLDEVVRVIREEQPDIINLQELHEGARATDYQDQLALLQERLTDLYPCASQAFYWKAAFVPQPHIFGSVGMKLATLSRFRIERAERVQLPLADNDPLSRQFDKRHALLVSYLPIRGGGRLAAINTHLDVLTDTPETLQRQVAMTRGLLDQLEAESVPWVLAGDLNQLPPGQYERLPEALRRPYVRDSELKALWSQYPMIPSVEEASGAQQAQWFTHYPNDPRVKGPDRTLDYVFHSPSLTRIEARVRQSDTLRISDHLPLTARFFLPSGH; this comes from the coding sequence ATGCCCCGAGTCCTGCGTTTCGCCCTGCTCAGCCTGTCAGTCCTCGCCGTTGGCCTGATCGCCCTGATCTACGCACTGACCTGGCACCCCGCTGCCCGCGAACCGGCCGCCCTCGCCTGTCAGGCCGAAGCGCCACAATTGCAGCCGGGCCAGGCGCTCAAGGTGATGACCTGGAACCTGCAGTACCTGGCCGGCAAGCGTTACGTCTTCTATTACGACCTGCCCGACGGCGAAGGCCCCGACGAGCGCCCCACGGCAGAAGACCTGGCCTACAGCCTGGACGAGGTCGTGCGGGTGATACGCGAAGAACAGCCGGATATCATCAACCTCCAGGAGCTGCACGAAGGCGCCCGCGCCACCGACTACCAGGACCAGTTGGCGCTGCTCCAGGAGCGCCTGACCGACCTTTATCCCTGTGCCAGCCAGGCCTTCTACTGGAAGGCTGCCTTCGTGCCCCAGCCCCACATTTTCGGCAGCGTCGGCATGAAGCTCGCCACCCTCAGCCGCTTCCGCATCGAGCGCGCCGAGCGCGTGCAACTCCCCCTTGCGGACAACGACCCGCTCAGCCGCCAGTTCGACAAGAGGCACGCCCTGCTGGTGAGCTACCTGCCGATTCGCGGTGGCGGTCGCCTGGCAGCCATCAACACCCATCTGGATGTCCTGACCGATACGCCGGAAACCCTCCAGCGACAGGTCGCCATGACACGCGGCCTGCTCGATCAGCTTGAGGCCGAAAGCGTGCCCTGGGTGCTGGCCGGCGACCTCAACCAACTGCCACCCGGCCAGTACGAACGCCTACCGGAAGCCCTGCGCCGTCCCTATGTCCGCGACAGCGAGCTGAAAGCGCTCTGGAGCCAGTACCCGATGATTCCCAGCGTCGAGGAAGCCAGCGGTGCGCAGCAGGCGCAGTGGTTCACCCACTACCCCAACGACCCGCGGGTGAAAGGCCCTGACCGAACCCTGGACTACGTGTTCCACAGCCCCAGCCTGACGCGCATCGAGGCGCGCGTGCGGCAGAGCGATACACTGCGCATCTCCGATCACCTGCCGCTGACGGCGAGGTTCTTTTTGCCTTCGGGGCATTGA
- a CDS encoding NYN domain-containing protein: protein MKNIAVFADVQNLYYTVRHTYGCHFNYGAFWQGIQAEGQIVEANAYAIDRGDPKQQQFQQILRNLGFTVKLKPFIQRSDGSAKGDWDVGITIDVLDAAPRVDLIVLASGDGDFDLLLERVAQAHGVETLVYGVPGLTAQSLIRAASRYQPIEGSLLLRN, encoded by the coding sequence TTGAAGAACATCGCAGTATTCGCCGACGTGCAGAACCTCTACTACACGGTGCGCCACACTTATGGCTGCCATTTCAACTATGGCGCCTTCTGGCAGGGCATTCAGGCCGAAGGCCAGATCGTCGAAGCCAACGCCTATGCCATCGATCGTGGTGACCCGAAGCAGCAGCAGTTCCAGCAGATCCTGCGCAACCTGGGGTTCACGGTGAAGCTCAAACCCTTCATCCAGCGCAGCGACGGCTCCGCCAAGGGTGACTGGGATGTCGGCATCACCATCGACGTGCTCGACGCCGCTCCCCGCGTGGATCTGATTGTGCTGGCCTCTGGCGATGGTGACTTCGACCTGTTGCTGGAGCGGGTGGCCCAGGCCCATGGCGTGGAAACCCTGGTTTACGGCGTGCCCGGCCTGACCGCCCAATCGCTGATCCGGGCCGCCAGCCGCTATCAACCTATCGAAGGCAGCCTGTTGCTGCGCAATTGA
- a CDS encoding 3'-5' exonuclease — MDPIAVIDFETTGVMPGPACRATEIGIVILEGGRIVDRYQSLMNAGIPVPSFIQGLTGITTAMLRDAPPVAQVMGEAADFIGDLPLLAHNASFDQKFWDFELARIGRSRRQPFACSLLLARRLLPEAPSHKLGNLDTWACLPNTGKAHRALADAEMAANLTRHLAGCLRDKHGIGEVSHKLFCSLQKVPAAKIPEALRRHREG; from the coding sequence GTGGACCCCATAGCTGTCATTGACTTCGAAACTACCGGCGTCATGCCCGGACCCGCTTGCCGCGCCACCGAGATTGGCATCGTCATCCTGGAGGGCGGGCGCATCGTCGACCGCTACCAGAGCCTGATGAACGCCGGCATCCCGGTGCCCTCCTTCATCCAGGGCCTCACCGGGATCACCACCGCCATGCTGCGTGACGCGCCGCCGGTGGCGCAGGTGATGGGCGAGGCCGCCGACTTCATTGGTGACCTGCCGCTGCTGGCGCACAACGCGTCCTTCGACCAGAAGTTCTGGGATTTCGAACTGGCCCGCATCGGGCGCTCCCGTCGCCAGCCGTTCGCCTGCTCGCTGCTGCTCGCCCGGCGCCTACTGCCGGAGGCGCCCAGCCACAAGCTCGGCAACCTCGACACGTGGGCGTGCCTGCCCAACACCGGCAAGGCCCACCGCGCCCTGGCCGACGCCGAGATGGCCGCCAACCTCACCCGGCACCTGGCTGGCTGCCTGCGTGACAAGCACGGGATCGGCGAGGTATCGCACAAGCTCTTCTGCAGCCTGCAGAAGGTCCCGGCGGCGAAGATTCCCGAAGCGCTCAGGCGGCATCGGGAGGGCTGA
- the yedA gene encoding drug/metabolite exporter YedA, translating into MPARRFPLLLIGAFIALYLIWGSTYLAIRIGVESWPPLLMASVRFVVAGALMYGFLRWRGVPNPTWQEWKAAAAIGFLLLSCGNGGVTLAEDLGVASGVAALAVATVPLFALLFGLIWGQRTTRLEWAGILLGLVGIGLLNLGSNLQASPLGAVLIIFAAAAWSFGSMWSKSLKLPAGPMASAVEMLAGGFALLAGSLLSGERMVAAPTAAGWGALAYLIVFGSIIAFSSYLYLLKNVRPAAATSYAYVNPVVAVLLGIGFAGETIGIEEGLAMLVIIGAVVLIGLPQWRERKDAKVQKAEGLEQQTS; encoded by the coding sequence ATGCCTGCGCGTCGCTTTCCGCTCCTGCTCATAGGAGCCTTCATCGCTCTGTACCTGATCTGGGGTTCCACCTACCTGGCGATCCGCATCGGCGTCGAATCCTGGCCGCCGCTGCTGATGGCCAGCGTCCGTTTCGTGGTGGCCGGTGCCCTGATGTACGGCTTCCTGCGCTGGCGCGGGGTGCCCAACCCGACCTGGCAGGAATGGAAGGCCGCCGCCGCCATCGGCTTCCTGTTGCTCAGCTGCGGCAACGGCGGCGTCACCCTGGCCGAAGACCTGGGGGTGGCGTCTGGCGTGGCGGCTCTGGCGGTGGCCACGGTGCCGCTGTTCGCCCTACTGTTCGGGCTGATCTGGGGCCAGCGCACCACGCGCCTGGAGTGGGCCGGCATCCTGCTCGGGCTGGTGGGTATCGGCCTGCTCAACCTTGGCTCCAACCTCCAGGCCAGCCCCCTGGGGGCCGTGCTGATCATCTTCGCCGCGGCGGCCTGGTCCTTTGGCTCCATGTGGAGCAAAAGCCTCAAGCTGCCCGCCGGCCCCATGGCCAGTGCAGTGGAAATGCTCGCCGGCGGGTTCGCCCTGCTGGCCGGCAGCCTGCTCAGCGGCGAGCGCATGGTCGCCGCGCCCACCGCCGCCGGTTGGGGAGCGTTGGCCTACCTGATCGTGTTCGGCTCCATCATCGCCTTCAGTTCCTACCTCTACCTGCTGAAGAACGTCCGTCCTGCGGCAGCCACCAGCTACGCCTACGTCAACCCGGTGGTGGCGGTGCTGCTGGGCATCGGCTTTGCCGGCGAAACCATCGGCATCGAAGAGGGCCTGGCGATGCTGGTGATCATCGGCGCCGTGGTGCTGATTGGCCTGCCGCAATGGCGCGAGCGCAAGGACGCGAAGGTGCAGAAGGCAGAAGGGCTGGAACAGCAGACCAGTTGA
- a CDS encoding YciC family protein produces MNPFELLRASWYFFSRNAGEIALLCLPAILIEAISQQGLIAWLGPDKSQGPSIVVSMLFYPVYVGALIIFVDSRSHSVRLKPRQVLEMALFRWPSFAVLAAISTLLIMVGAWMLILPGLYVMIKLAFAEYMLVLEGKSPLDAVKESFALTRGHFWTILACVLLVMGPIWLVDWFAYRELGENPDPVGTVVLESVNSFFQLFVSIALYRMFTLVTERETEQ; encoded by the coding sequence ATGAATCCATTCGAGCTGCTGCGCGCCTCCTGGTACTTCTTCTCCCGCAACGCCGGCGAAATCGCCTTGCTCTGCCTGCCGGCGATCCTGATCGAGGCCATTTCCCAACAGGGCCTGATCGCTTGGCTCGGCCCGGACAAATCCCAGGGGCCATCCATCGTCGTCAGCATGCTGTTCTATCCCGTCTACGTCGGCGCGCTGATCATTTTCGTCGACAGCCGCAGCCACAGCGTCCGCCTCAAGCCCAGGCAGGTACTGGAGATGGCCTTGTTCCGCTGGCCCTCCTTCGCCGTGCTGGCCGCTATCAGCACCCTGCTGATCATGGTCGGTGCCTGGATGCTGATCCTTCCTGGCCTCTACGTGATGATCAAACTGGCCTTCGCCGAATACATGCTGGTACTGGAGGGCAAGTCGCCGCTGGATGCCGTCAAGGAAAGCTTCGCGCTGACCCGGGGACATTTCTGGACCATTCTGGCCTGCGTACTGCTGGTGATGGGCCCGATCTGGCTGGTGGACTGGTTCGCCTACCGCGAACTGGGTGAAAACCCCGACCCGGTGGGCACCGTGGTGCTGGAGAGCGTCAACAGCTTCTTCCAGCTGTTCGTCAGCATTGCCCTGTACCGGATGTTCACCCTGGTCACGGAGCGGGAAACCGAGCAGTGA
- a CDS encoding Lrp/AsnC family transcriptional regulator, which translates to MDKYDRLLLAALIENGRASFADLARRVNLSPPAVADRVAKLEAAGIVTGYHASVDLAKVGLPIECVIELRITDRDYKRTQEALEMIPQLTLCHRVTGDACLLIKAAVASMPELQDLIDQIGKFGATKTSLILSTPFEQRIPDVLQERGKVETLRTAKG; encoded by the coding sequence GTGGACAAGTACGACCGCCTGCTGCTGGCAGCCCTTATCGAGAATGGCCGCGCATCCTTCGCCGACCTGGCGCGCCGGGTCAACCTGTCACCCCCGGCAGTGGCCGACCGGGTGGCCAAGCTGGAAGCCGCCGGTATCGTCACGGGCTACCACGCCAGCGTGGATCTGGCGAAGGTGGGCCTGCCCATCGAATGCGTGATCGAGCTGCGCATTACCGACCGCGACTACAAGCGCACCCAGGAAGCCCTGGAGATGATCCCGCAACTGACCCTTTGCCACCGCGTCACCGGCGATGCCTGCCTGTTGATCAAGGCCGCCGTGGCGTCGATGCCGGAATTGCAGGACCTGATCGACCAGATCGGCAAGTTCGGTGCGACCAAGACCTCACTGATCCTGTCGACGCCCTTCGAGCAGAGGATTCCGGACGTGCTGCAGGAGCGCGGCAAGGTCGAAACCCTTCGTACGGCAAAAGGCTGA
- a CDS encoding CDGSH iron-sulfur domain-containing protein, whose product MTSEAIIAQKGPYDVEVLAGQDYFWCRCGRSQQQPFCDGSHKGTGLVPLKFHAEVSETLYFCGCKHSHTPPLCDGTHHQLPD is encoded by the coding sequence GTGACCAGTGAAGCGATAATCGCCCAGAAGGGCCCCTACGACGTGGAGGTGTTGGCCGGCCAGGATTACTTCTGGTGCCGTTGCGGTCGCAGCCAGCAGCAACCCTTCTGCGATGGGTCGCACAAGGGCACCGGCCTGGTTCCACTGAAGTTTCATGCAGAGGTCAGCGAAACTCTGTATTTCTGTGGCTGCAAACATAGTCATACGCCACCGCTCTGCGATGGCACTCATCACCAATTGCCCGACTGA
- a CDS encoding cysteine hydrolase family protein: MTLQNAPGALLIIDQQQGIQRLDRPRNNPDAERRIGVLLDHWRQARWPLVHIRHISREPDSVFAPGQPGALFQPELAPREGEQVLEKNVPDAFINSGLERWLRVRDIASVVIVGVASENSVEATARSAGNLGFVTRVVADACYTFAKADFAGRPRSAEEVHDMAMANLQGEYAQVLLADELLAAWSTL; the protein is encoded by the coding sequence ATGACCTTGCAGAACGCACCGGGTGCCCTGCTGATCATCGATCAGCAGCAAGGCATCCAGCGCCTGGACCGGCCGCGCAACAACCCCGACGCCGAGCGCCGTATCGGCGTCCTCCTCGACCACTGGCGCCAGGCCCGCTGGCCGTTGGTGCATATCCGCCACATCTCCCGCGAGCCGGATTCGGTGTTCGCCCCCGGCCAGCCCGGCGCCCTGTTCCAGCCGGAACTCGCGCCACGGGAAGGCGAGCAGGTGCTGGAGAAGAACGTCCCCGATGCCTTCATCAACAGCGGCCTGGAGCGCTGGCTGCGGGTGCGCGACATCGCCTCAGTGGTGATCGTCGGCGTGGCCAGTGAAAACTCCGTGGAAGCCACGGCGCGCAGCGCCGGCAACCTGGGCTTCGTCACGCGGGTCGTGGCGGATGCCTGCTACACCTTCGCCAAGGCTGACTTTGCCGGCCGGCCGCGCAGCGCCGAAGAGGTGCATGACATGGCCATGGCCAACCTGCAGGGCGAATATGCCCAGGTGCTGCTGGCAGACGAACTGCTGGCCGCCTGGTCAACGCTCTGA
- a CDS encoding VOC family protein has product MAENPSILSHISLGTNDFERAVAFYDKVLPTLGCKRIMEHPGAVAYGREYPEFWVQKPIDGRPASVGNGTHIGFFAASKDAVLAFFEAALDAGGQGDGEPGPRLEYGEPYYGCFIRDLDGHKIEAAFWDMTLDQSYELYVEPHAH; this is encoded by the coding sequence ATGGCTGAGAACCCCAGCATCCTGTCCCACATCTCATTGGGCACCAACGACTTCGAGCGCGCCGTCGCCTTCTACGACAAGGTCCTGCCCACCCTGGGCTGCAAACGCATCATGGAACACCCCGGCGCCGTGGCCTACGGCCGCGAATACCCGGAATTCTGGGTGCAGAAGCCCATCGACGGCCGCCCGGCCAGCGTCGGCAACGGCACTCACATCGGCTTCTTCGCAGCCAGCAAGGACGCGGTGCTCGCCTTCTTCGAGGCGGCGCTGGATGCCGGCGGCCAGGGCGATGGCGAGCCCGGCCCGCGACTGGAATACGGCGAGCCCTATTACGGTTGCTTCATTCGCGACCTGGATGGCCACAAGATCGAAGCAGCCTTCTGGGACATGACGCTGGACCAGAGTTACGAGCTCTACGTCGAGCCCCACGCTCACTGA